From Scomber japonicus isolate fScoJap1 chromosome 22, fScoJap1.pri, whole genome shotgun sequence, one genomic window encodes:
- the LOC128383503 gene encoding OTU domain-containing protein 1-like, whose translation MTLFDDAPADDADVVVVSGDATLDEVVSVIVSEEAPAADADVVSGDAPAADADVVSGDAPAADADVVSGDAPAADADVVSGEAPAADADVVSGDAPAADADVVSGDAPAADADVVSGEAPAADADVVFVGDGTCKQLQFDPLSKEVAQLVCKRVNVEFEKVDEVVSAGVGLLGSPCKKENIVADGNCFFRAVSLAVSGTQKSHRKIRLAVVKHLEKNASQYNSILRSEYSSVADYVRESKMRYVGSWATEVEIQAAADCLGVNIFTFCDGRWLEYSCKFNGLSRQGIYLENCNGNHYETVVCVYEPQLQRCYEGLEMGVQESAHQLSSIMISSVHLITRW comes from the exons ATGACTT TGTTTGATGATGCTCCTGCTGATGATGCAGATGTTGTGGTTGTTAGTGGTGATGCTACTCTAGATGAAGTTGTGTCTGTGATAGTTAGTGAGGAGGCTCCTGCAGCTGATGCAGATGTTGTTAGTGGGGATGCTCCTGCAGCTGATGCAGATGTAGTTAGTGGGGATGCTCCTGCAGCTGATGCAGATGTAGTTAGTGGGGATGCTCCTGCAGCTGATGCAGATGTAGTTAGTGGGGAGGCTCCTGCAGCTGATGCAGATGTAGTTAGTGGGGATGCTCCTGCAGCTGATGCAGATGTAGTTAGTGGGGATGCTCCTGCAGCTGATGCAGATGTAGTTAGTGGGGAGGCTCCTGCAGCTGAtgcagatgttgtgtttgtcGGTGATGGGACGtgcaaacagctgcagtttgatcCCCTCAGTAAGGAGGTTGCCCAGTTGGTTTGTAAACGGGTAAATGTAGAGTTTGAGAAGGTTGATGAGGTAGTGTCTGCAGGAGTTGGTTTGTTAGGGTCTCCTTGTAAGAAGGAGAACATAGTGGCTGATGGGAACTGTTTCTTTAGGGCAGTGTCTCTAGCTGTGAGTGGAACACAGAAGAGTCATAGGAAGATTAGACTCGCTGTTGTTAAGCATCTAGAGAAGAATGCGTCACAATACAATAGCATTTTGAGAAGTGAGTATTCTTCAGTGGCAGATTATGTTAGGGAGTCAAAAATGCGTTATGTTGGCAGCTGGGCAACAGAGGTGGAGATTCAGGCAGCAGCAGATTGTTTAGGAGTTAATATCTTTACATTCTGTGATGGTAGATGGCTAGAATATAGCTGTAAGTTTAATGGTTTGTCTAGACAGGGGATTTACTTGGAAAATTGTAACGGTAACCATTATGAAAcggttgtttgtgtttatgagcCTCAGCTGCAGAGGTGTTATG AAGGACTGGAGATGGGTGTCCAGGAGTCAGCCCACCAGCTGTCATCAATTATGATTAGTTCTGTACACCTCATCACAAGATGGTAG